Proteins from one Juglans microcarpa x Juglans regia isolate MS1-56 chromosome 6S, Jm3101_v1.0, whole genome shotgun sequence genomic window:
- the LOC121237483 gene encoding thiamine thiazole synthase, chloroplastic has translation MATMASTLTSKPQRLPLFESYSSSSFYGTPLAPPSSFRVQPVKSGTHPPISMSASASPPYDLKAFKFDPIRESIVSREMTRRYMMDMITYADTDVVVVGAGSAGLSCAYELSKNPSVQVAIIEQSVSPGGGAWLGGQLFSAMVVRKPAHLFLDELGIEYDEQDNYVVIKHAALFTSTIMSKLLARPNVKLFNAVAAEDLIVKGGRVGGVVTNWALVSMNHDTQSCMDPNVMESKVVVSSCGHDGPFGATGVKRLRSIGMIDSVPGMKALDMNTAEDAIVRLTREIVPGMIVTGMEVAEIDGSPRMGPTFGAMMISGQKAAHLALKSLGLPNALDGSYVGSIHPELILAAAESAEIADA, from the exons ATGGCAACCATGGCCTCCACCCTCACCTCCAAACCCCAGAGACTCCCTCTCTTTGAAAGCTACTCCTCCTCCTCGTTCTATGGTACCCCTCTTGCCCCACCTTCCAGCTTCCGCGTCCAGCCCGTCAAGTCCGGCACTCACCCCCCCATTTCCATGTCTGCCTCTGCGTCGCCGCCTTACGATCTGAAGGCTTTCAAGTTCGACCCCATTAGGGAGTCAATCGTCTCACGTGAGATGACCCGGCGGTACATGATGGACATGATCACCTACGCCGACACTGATGTGGTCGTAGTGGGTGCGGGCTCGGCTGGGCTGTCGTGTGCCTACGAGCTCAGCAAGAACCCGTCCGTACAGGTCGCCATCATCGAGCAGTCCGTTAGCCCCGGCGGCGGTGCGTGGCTGGGGGGCCAGCTCTTCTCGGCCATG GTCGTGCGCAAACCAGCGCATCTCTTCCTAGACGAGCTCGGCATCGAATACGACGAGCAAGACAACTACGTGGTGATCAAACACGCAGCTCTCTTCACCTCCACCATCATGAGCAAGCTCTTGGCCCGCCCCAACGTGAAGCTCTTCAACGCGGTGGCGGCCGAGGACTTGATCGTGAAGGGAGGGAGAGTTGGTGGAGTGGTGACCAACTGGGCCCTGGTGTCGATGAACCATGACACCCAATCGTGCATGGATCCCAACGTCATGGAGTCCAAGGTGGTGGTGAGCTCCTGCGGCCACGACGGGCCGTTCGGGGCCACCGGGGTCAAAAGGCTCAGGAGTATTGGAATGATCGATAGTGTGCCCGGGATGAAGGCGCTTGACATGAATACCGCAGAGGATGCTATTGTGAGGCTCACTAGGGAGATTGTGCCTGGAATGATTGTTACTGGGATGGAAGTTGCTGAGATCGATGGATCCCCAAGaatg GGGCCCACCTTTGGAGCCATGATGATATCGGGGCAGAAGGCAGCACATCTGGCCTTGAAGTCGCTGGGACTTCCCAATGCTCTTGATGGGTCATACGTTGGAAGCATCCACCCGGAGCTGATTCTGGCTGCTGCAGAATCTGCAGAAATTGCCGACGCTTAG
- the LOC121237485 gene encoding DDRGK domain-containing protein 1 — MEELFVAILSMLLLAALIPLYLWKRRRDSPSRVENEEHEVPRRETVVRATGARRMRRRLAAGASTSSAPAASVEETVDESDDEAVVGENYEAKASKKKEKKRQEREAQRQVDHAARDSRQTKQDRYAEMRRRKDEEHEAKERMLEEEAEARRAREEEAAALEFEKWKGDFSVDAEGTTENEVQDGNQGLLSNFVEYIKNHKCVPLEDLASEFKLRTQECINRINSLESMGRLSGVMDDRGKYIYISQEEMKAVADYIKRHGRVSISHLASKSNQFIDLEPKAQFVEEICSVEEITAS; from the exons ATGGAAGAACTTTTTGTTGCCATTCTCTCTATGCTTCTTCTTGCTGCATTAATTCCTCTCTACCTATGGAAACGACGTCGGGATTCTCCATCGCgggttgaaaatgaagaacATGAG GTTCCACGGAGGGAAACAGTTGTGCGTGCTACTGGTGCCCGTCGAATGCGTCGAAGACTGGCTGCTGGAGCCAGCACATCATCTGCACCAGCAGCAAGTGTTGAAG AAACTGTCGACGAAAGTGATGATGAAGCTGTTGTGGGTGAGAATTATGAGGCTAAAgcatcaaagaaaaaagaaaagaagcgGCAAGAGCGGGAAGCACAACGTCAG GTTGATCATGCTGCAAGAGATTCAAGGCAAACAAAACAAGACAGGTATGCTGAAATGCGGAGGAGGAAGGATGAGGAGCATGAAGCAAAGGAGCGTATGCTG GAAGAAGAAGCAGAGGCTCGTAGGGCCAGGGAGGAGGAAGCTGCTGCATTAGAGTTTGAAAAGTGGAAAGGAGACTTTTCAGTTGATGCCGAAGGAACTACAGAGAACGAAGTGCAAGATGGAAATCAGGGCTTACTTTCCAATTTTGTGGAATACATAAAG AACCACAAATGTGTTCCCTTAGAAGATCTTGCTTCAGAATTCAAGCTACGCACTCAG GAATGTATCAATCGTATCAACTCCCTGGAAAGCATGG ggcgACTCTCTGGTGTCATGGATGATAGAGGAAAATACATATACATCTCCCAAGAGGAAATGAAAGCTGTTGCTGACTATATTAAGCGTCATGGGAGGGTTAGCATCTCACATCTTGCTAGTAAGTCCAACCAGTTCATTGATTTGGAGCCAAAAGCCCAGTTTGTTGAGGAAATCTGCAGTGTCGAGGAGATTACTGCCTCTTGA